A window of Bacillota bacterium contains these coding sequences:
- the tatA gene encoding twin-arginine translocase TatA/TatE family subunit — MFNIGPAELLVILLLALIIFGPGKLPEVGRALGRTINEFRRASQEIETASRPSPPAKASQPAAPEPPANQGESGQTSPGQDVAQVPTPPAGGSPDGGERAKDGSPGESGGHAA, encoded by the coding sequence ATGTTCAACATCGGTCCTGCGGAGCTTCTGGTCATCCTGCTTCTGGCGCTGATCATCTTCGGGCCCGGCAAGCTTCCGGAGGTGGGCAGGGCGCTCGGGCGCACCATCAACGAGTTCAGGCGGGCATCCCAGGAGATTGAGACGGCCAGCCGCCCGTCGCCGCCTGCGAAAGCCTCTCAGCCCGCAGCGCCGGAGCCCCCGGCAAATCAGGGAGAGTCGGGCCAGACGTCGCCAGGCCAGGACGTGGCGCAGGTCCCGACGCCGCCGGCGGGCGGATCCCCGGATGGGGGCGAGCGGGCGAAGGATGGTTCCCCAGGGGAATCCGGTGGGCACGCGGCCTGA
- the tatC gene encoding twin-arginine translocase subunit TatC — protein sequence MGTRPDARTPAERLSGWRARRQQPGAEMTLTEHLEELRYRLLISIAALAAGLTGGWRLTPHVIDLLERSAGRLVVVTPAEGFFTYLKIAFVIGLAMASPVIVAQVWLFVAPALYPHEVSLAARIAPVAGVLFALGLVFGGAIIYPVAMRFLIGQAGQGVTPALSVSRFVSFFTGLVLPFGLVFEMPAAAYGAGRLGIVEPARLSRLRRWAILLAFIVAAVLTPPDVISQLLMAGPLVVLYEVSVVAAAWGARVRRAARPAGAVSDAR from the coding sequence GTGGGCACGCGGCCTGACGCACGCACGCCTGCCGAACGCCTGAGCGGGTGGCGGGCGCGGCGGCAGCAGCCGGGCGCCGAGATGACCCTTACCGAGCACCTGGAGGAACTGCGCTACCGGTTGCTCATATCCATCGCCGCCCTGGCGGCAGGCTTGACCGGCGGGTGGCGGCTCACGCCGCACGTCATCGACCTGCTCGAGCGCAGCGCGGGGCGCCTCGTCGTGGTGACGCCCGCCGAGGGGTTCTTCACGTACCTCAAGATCGCCTTCGTAATCGGGCTGGCGATGGCGTCGCCGGTCATCGTCGCCCAGGTGTGGCTGTTCGTGGCACCGGCCCTGTACCCGCACGAGGTCTCGCTGGCGGCCAGGATTGCACCCGTAGCGGGCGTCCTGTTCGCCCTGGGCTTGGTCTTCGGCGGCGCCATCATCTACCCCGTGGCCATGCGCTTTCTCATCGGCCAGGCGGGGCAGGGGGTCACGCCGGCCCTTTCCGTGAGCCGGTTCGTCTCCTTTTTCACCGGTCTGGTTTTGCCGTTTGGGCTCGTCTTCGAGATGCCGGCGGCGGCCTATGGAGCCGGGCGCCTTGGGATCGTCGAGCCCGCGCGCCTTTCACGCCTGCGCCGGTGGGCTATCCTGCTTGCGTTCATCGTGGCGGCGGTTCTCACCCCGCCTGACGTGATCTCCCAGCTCCTCATGGCAGGGCCGTTGGTCGTTCTCTATGAAGTCTCGGTGGTGGCGGCGGCTTGGGGCGCCCGGGTACGGCGTGCCGCCCGCCCGGCAGGCGCCGTGAGCGACGCGAGGTGA
- the tatC gene encoding twin-arginine translocase subunit TatC has protein sequence MDQDRQQEQTPWEQIGRYLERSELVRRLEGFRRYLWTALLVFTAGSFGAYSLAPLVLEDMRRRQPSVSELVMLAPAEGFLVRVKVALALGAALAIPLLMLGVWAVVTRGRRWTRRLVTFLFIPVSLGLFAVGAYFAYAWVVPAALRFLLGFAQDRLDPMISVNSYVNFVLTVVVPFGLVFQLPLLVFFLARVGIINHRLLSQRRGFAIVGIAALAAALTPGPDVFSQLLLAVPLIVLYEVSIWVAWMAAPRGVGQAAGAAARPSS, from the coding sequence ATGGACCAGGACCGCCAGCAGGAGCAGACGCCGTGGGAACAAATCGGCCGGTACCTCGAGCGGTCCGAACTCGTCCGGAGGCTTGAGGGGTTCCGGCGCTACCTGTGGACGGCGCTCTTGGTCTTCACTGCCGGCTCGTTCGGCGCGTATTCGCTCGCGCCGCTCGTGCTGGAGGACATGAGGCGGCGGCAGCCAAGCGTTTCGGAGCTTGTCATGCTGGCGCCGGCCGAGGGGTTCCTGGTGCGGGTCAAGGTGGCGCTGGCGCTGGGAGCCGCGCTGGCCATTCCTCTGCTCATGCTGGGGGTCTGGGCGGTGGTCACGAGAGGCCGGCGCTGGACCAGGAGGCTCGTCACGTTCCTGTTCATCCCGGTCTCGCTGGGCCTGTTTGCCGTGGGAGCCTATTTCGCCTACGCCTGGGTGGTGCCGGCAGCGCTGCGTTTTCTCCTCGGCTTTGCGCAGGACAGGCTCGACCCCATGATCTCGGTGAACAGCTACGTCAACTTCGTGTTGACCGTGGTGGTCCCGTTCGGCCTGGTCTTCCAGCTGCCGCTCCTGGTCTTCTTCCTGGCTCGGGTGGGCATCATCAACCACCGCCTCCTGTCGCAGCGGCGGGGTTTCGCCATCGTGGGGATCGCGGCACTGGCCGCCGCCCTGACGCCAGGGCCCGACGTCTTCTCGCAGCTTCTCCTGGCCGTGCCCCTCATCGTGCTATACGAGGTCAGCATCTGGGTCGCGTGGATGGCCGCCCCGCGGGGGGTGGGGCAGGCGGCCGGGGCAGCGGCGCGGCCAAGCAGTTAA
- a CDS encoding formate--tetrahydrofolate ligase, translating into MERDAEINQRAKLRPIWEIAESLGLSGDEIEPYGRYMAKVSLPAIRRASERRRGRLIYTTAITATPAGEGKTTVAIGLTQALGRMGKKAAVCLREPSLGPVFGVKGGATGGGLSQVAPMVDINLHFTGDIHAVGSAHNLLAAAVDNHIHQGNELGIDPKRVFWRRVMDMNERQLRRIIVGLGAPADGVMRETGFDITAASEVMAVLCLSRDIGDLKDRLGRMLVAEGRPGAGRKREWIAARQIGVVGAMAVLLKDAVKPNLVQTLEGQPAFIHGGPFANIAHGNNSILATRTALGLADYVVTEGGFAADLGAEKFFDIVVPQTGLVPDVVVLVASVRALHHHGGAARSRLHEFDMEALRKGFSNLDRHIANLKKYGLPLVVSLNRFASDDPREVRAVIEHCQDLGVPAAETDVVAKGGEGGLSLAEAVFSAMEKGRPGFRPIYRWQEGLVDKIERLATEIYGAEGVDFTPAARSALDDLTERGYGELPVCVAKTQFSITDDPSKLGAPSGWRLQVREVRPSLGAGFVVVMAGDIMTMPGLPKEPAALRIDIDEEGFVTNLS; encoded by the coding sequence ATGGAACGCGACGCCGAAATCAACCAGCGAGCGAAGCTGCGGCCAATCTGGGAGATCGCGGAGTCATTGGGACTGTCGGGCGACGAGATCGAGCCATACGGGCGTTACATGGCCAAAGTCTCTCTGCCGGCCATCCGGCGGGCGAGCGAGCGCCGGCGGGGCCGCCTCATCTACACGACCGCCATTACGGCCACCCCTGCGGGCGAGGGAAAGACGACGGTGGCCATCGGGCTGACCCAGGCGCTGGGGCGGATGGGAAAGAAGGCGGCGGTGTGCCTGCGCGAGCCGTCCCTGGGCCCCGTGTTCGGCGTGAAGGGAGGGGCCACCGGCGGGGGCTTGAGCCAGGTCGCTCCCATGGTGGACATCAATTTGCACTTCACCGGCGACATCCACGCCGTGGGGAGCGCCCACAACCTGCTGGCTGCCGCCGTGGACAACCACATCCACCAGGGCAACGAGCTGGGTATCGACCCCAAGCGCGTCTTCTGGCGGCGGGTCATGGACATGAACGAGCGCCAGCTCCGCCGCATCATCGTGGGCCTGGGCGCGCCGGCCGACGGGGTGATGCGGGAGACCGGGTTCGACATCACGGCGGCGTCCGAGGTCATGGCGGTGCTGTGCCTCAGCCGCGACATCGGCGACCTGAAGGACCGCCTCGGGCGCATGCTCGTGGCAGAAGGGCGCCCCGGGGCGGGCAGGAAGCGGGAGTGGATCGCCGCGCGCCAGATCGGCGTGGTGGGCGCCATGGCGGTGCTGCTCAAGGACGCGGTCAAGCCCAATCTGGTGCAGACCCTCGAGGGGCAGCCGGCGTTCATCCACGGAGGGCCTTTCGCCAACATCGCCCACGGTAACAACTCGATCCTGGCCACCCGCACCGCTTTGGGACTGGCCGACTACGTCGTCACCGAGGGCGGGTTCGCCGCTGATCTCGGCGCCGAGAAGTTCTTTGACATCGTGGTGCCCCAGACAGGGCTCGTACCGGACGTGGTGGTACTGGTGGCGTCGGTCCGGGCTTTGCACCACCACGGCGGGGCGGCCCGGTCCCGGCTGCACGAGTTCGACATGGAGGCGCTGCGGAAGGGCTTCTCCAACCTCGACCGCCACATCGCCAACCTGAAGAAGTACGGGCTACCGCTGGTGGTATCGCTGAACCGGTTCGCCTCCGACGACCCGCGGGAGGTCCGGGCGGTCATCGAGCATTGTCAGGACCTCGGCGTGCCGGCCGCGGAGACCGACGTGGTGGCGAAAGGCGGCGAGGGCGGGCTGAGCCTGGCGGAGGCGGTGTTCTCGGCGATGGAGAAGGGCCGGCCCGGCTTTCGGCCGATCTATCGCTGGCAGGAAGGGCTCGTTGACAAGATCGAACGGCTGGCCACCGAGATCTACGGCGCGGAAGGGGTGGACTTCACCCCGGCGGCGCGTTCGGCGCTGGACGACCTTACCGAGCGCGGATACGGGGAGCTGCCGGTCTGTGTGGCCAAGACCCAGTTCTCCATCACCGACGACCCCTCCAAACTGGGGGCCCCTTCGGGCTGGCGGCTGCAGGTGAGAGAGGTGCGGCCGTCGCTGGGGGCGGGGTTCGTCGTGGTCATGGCGGGTGACATCATGACCATGCCCGGGCTTCCCAAGGAGCCCGCGGCGCTCCGGATCGACATCGACGAAGAGGGATTCGTCACCAACTTGTCGTAG
- the ndk gene encoding nucleoside-diphosphate kinase, whose protein sequence is MAWERTLVIIKPEAVKAGLIGEVLSRFERKGLRITRIRDGRIDRGLARQHYIHHSDKPFFEGLLDAITAGPVVFALVEGPSAIAHVRNLVGATDPVKASPGSIRGDFGLELPYNMVHASDSPETAEEEIRRFFGEGA, encoded by the coding sequence GTGGCGTGGGAGCGGACGCTGGTGATCATCAAGCCTGAAGCGGTGAAGGCCGGACTGATCGGCGAGGTGCTCTCCCGGTTCGAGCGCAAGGGGCTTCGCATCACGCGCATCCGGGACGGGCGGATCGACCGGGGCCTGGCCCGCCAGCACTACATCCATCACTCGGACAAGCCGTTCTTCGAGGGGCTGCTGGACGCCATCACGGCCGGCCCCGTCGTCTTCGCCCTCGTGGAGGGGCCCTCGGCCATCGCGCACGTCCGCAACCTGGTCGGCGCCACCGACCCTGTCAAGGCAAGCCCGGGGAGCATCCGGGGCGATTTCGGCCTGGAGCTTCCCTACAACATGGTGCACGCTTCGGATAGCCCGGAGACGGCGGAGGAGGAGATCCGCCGCTTCTTCGGGGAAGGCGCTTAG